CGGCTAAATGGGCAACTTGCTTATAATGCAGCACTCTGGCGCATAAATTCGCTTGGAAACTTACTAAAAAATGTACGATCACAGTTGCAAACCGCTGTGCGTTTAGGTGTTGCTGATGCTAATACCGTTGATAATTGGCTTAATAATCTCGATCTTTTCACCGTCGAATATGAACGTTTAGCAAATAGTATTAAACAGCCGACTCAAATAAAACCACCTGATGCTGTAAACTCAAGCGAGCGAAAGGACGATCCGAGCACACCATGAGCTCAACACTCACTTCAGTCCTCCTCGAAACCGAGGCTCGTTATACTTTAATTGCCTCTATCGCTGAGGGCCGTAAAATTTTAGATTTTGGCTGTCTCGATGCACGCGGACTCTCAATACTTGCTGATGCAGAGGCTGCAGAAATAACCGTCATTTGCGATGATCCCGATAGCATTAATCAACAGCTAAACACCCTTGGGGTTGAAGGCGTCGAGTTACTACTCGAAACTGATGATCCTTTACCTTTTGCTGATCAAGTTTTTGATATTATCATCTGCCATGACCCTGAAATGCGCTTGCAAAAAGATTCTGAACGCTTGCAAGAGTTGCGACGAATTCTTTGCCCTTCTGGTATTTTAATTGTCGCTATCGCTAACCCCAATGGACAAACTCTTGGTGATTTATGGGGTGAACAACACTCACCCTCCTCTTTAACTTATGAAGAAGGTTACGCTCGTCTTGCCCCGCTTTTTGGCAACGTCAGTGCCTTTGGACAATCGCCAATGGTGGCAAGTTTATTTTATGATCTCAATTCGCAAGAAGAAGATCCAGGTTTATTGTTTGATCGCTCATTGGCTGATGAAGAAGAACTTCCAGGTTGGTATCTGCTTTTCTTTGGATCTGAGCCAATCCGACGTGATGATCTTAATATTGTACAATTGCCATTAAGCGAACTAAAAAAATACACTCAGCAACAACAATTAGACAAAACAATAATCTCATCAAGCTTTGAAAATGATACTGTATCGCTTGCTACTACTACTGAAAACACAACTGAAATTAACGACTTAGAAGCCGCAAAAGTCCTTATCGCCCAATTAGAAATAGAACGTGATGAATTAGCCTTAAAAAATGATACTGCTCTTGAAGCTCAAGCTGAACGTGTTGCTCAATTACGAATCGAAGCTGATGCTAAAGTGCAACCTTTAGAAGCTGAAATTGCTTCTTTAAAGCACCGACTTGCAACTAGTGAAGTAGAAAGTGAGGAACTTAATCAACGCTTTGAACAACAACAGCAAGAGCGCGCGACAGCTTTAACACGTATTAGTGAACTCGAATTAGCGTTGGATGAAAGTAAAGGTGCAGTAGCTGCAAAAGAGTTGCTCGAACAACAAGCTGAACTGCAACGTCAAGAACTCGAAATGTTACGCGAACAGTTAGTGCAAGTTGAAAATGCACGCAAAGAACTTGAAGAAAATATTACTGCGACC
Above is a genomic segment from Deltaproteobacteria bacterium containing:
- a CDS encoding methyltransferase domain-containing protein, translated to MSSTLTSVLLETEARYTLIASIAEGRKILDFGCLDARGLSILADAEAAEITVICDDPDSINQQLNTLGVEGVELLLETDDPLPFADQVFDIIICHDPEMRLQKDSERLQELRRILCPSGILIVAIANPNGQTLGDLWGEQHSPSSLTYEEGYARLAPLFGNVSAFGQSPMVASLFYDLNSQEEDPGLLFDRSLADEEELPGWYLLFFGSEPIRRDDLNIVQLPLSELKKYTQQQQLDKTIISSSFENDTVSLATTTENTTEINDLEAAKVLIAQLEIERDELALKNDTALEAQAERVAQLRIEADAKVQPLEAEIASLKHRLATSEVESEELNQRFEQQQQERATALTRISELELALDESKGAVAAKELLEQQAELQRQELEMLREQLVQVENARKELEENITATHGNYNEIETAIANERAERSQLETILNDEREEKANLETELQNEKLAKTNLEAALSNLSDEKTKLETALNNERNINANFEALLNNERIETTNLKNLLIQQEQAAAELQNSLENEINQKQELQNSLENEINQKQELQNSLENEINQKQELQNSLENEINQKQE